The genomic stretch TCGAAGTCACCTGCGTCGCTGGACTCACCTCCATTGCCGGGCCAATGCCGTCGGCATTCTGCAAAGTATCGATCCAGCAGCGAATCGCCTTGAGATTGCCGATCCGAATCGCCCGTTGCGCTTTCCAAAAAGTAGACGACGTCCTTCATTGCACAGCCGCCGCCAACGTATTGAAAATCAACCGCGGCGACGGACCTGCCATCCGGCGCGACGCAGAAATTATCGGTCTTCGCGTCGCCATGAATAATAGTGGGAAAGCGGCACCGACTTAGTTGTTCGTCGATGGCGGTTGCCAACGGTTTGAGCGGATGGTGGTCCGCCATCACATGCCATTCTTGCCGACGAGTGGCCAGATGCCAGTAGCTGCCCGTTTCCCACAAACCCGCCGGCTGGCAGTGGAGGAAACGCATATGAAACCGAGCCAACCATTCCAAGCCGGCTTTTACCGTGTTGGCGTCGGCGGACGAAAAACGCGACGCAAAGCCGGCCGCATCCAAGTCTTCGAGCAAAAAGACGATGCCGCCATCGGCACGCGAGATTCCATCACAGCCAGCGATCCGGCAGCCGTCGGTCAGTTTTCCGCTCCAATGTTCGTACCAGTTCGCTTCAACTTCATAGCTTCGCAACTTTCGTTGATGCGACACGTCACCGTCCGCTTCCGTGGGTAGGTTTTCCACCACCGGTGGCCGAACGTGTTTGACGATCATCGATTCGGCCCGCCCACCTTGCAATGAAACTCGCCAAATTTGTCCATAACCGCTCCAAAGCGTTTGCAGTTTTTCCCATCGGCTGATGCGAGAAGCCCCCGTCATTTCAAGGATCCACGGTTCGACATCGTGATGCATGGTGGCTAAGCGGTTTGGGGAGGGGGAGAAATGGATAGAAGTCTGCAGAGACTATCTTTGTTTTTCCCTTTGAAGGCGTTTGGCGAATTCCGAAAAAATCATGGGATTCGTAATAGTATTCGCTGGGGAGGGAACTTATCATTTCGCCGCTATTCTGATCGTCACATCCCGACATGGGTTCTGTGGGAACCCTAAGCGAGGACTGGCGAATAAAGTTTTCTGGCTTCGGTCATTCTGGCCGAATCCTCGTTCGCCCAGGCCATGCATTGCATGGGAGTCACGATGTCTCAGTTGCGTCTCTCGGTTAGGTTCTGCACCGCGGCTTTCATTTTCGTTCTGGCTGTCGCGATCTTCTCGCCAGCATCCCAGGCAGGCACCTTCGTTGCCGCCAATGCTTCGGAAGCCCGGTTGATCGAAGCCAAGATCAAAGCGGCCCATTTTTTGTCCAAGGCAACCTTTGGGCCGACCGAATCAGGGATCGACCAATTGGCGAGTCGGATTCGACAGGTCGGTTACCGCCGCGCGTGCGAAGAATGGATTGATGATCAGTTCGATATGGTCGACAACCCCTCGTCGGGCAACTTTGTCCGCAGCCATGTCGAAACCGTTTCACAAATGCTAAGCCAAGACGGTCTTACCAATACGCAAACCAACGCCTACGTCCCCCGTTATCGAAACCAAGCGTGGTGGGACATCGCCCTGCGAAGCGACGACCAGCTTCGCCAGCGTTTTGCTTGGGCCCTATCACAGATTTTCGTGACCGCTGGCGATTCGTTTACGAATACGACGGCTGATTTCAGTGGTGACGGAACCTGGTTGGGGACGGTCCGCTACTACGACGAAGTTTTGGTCGACAACGCGTTCGGAAACTACCGCGATTTGCTTTCGACGATGACGTATTCGCCGATCATGGGCAACTACCTCAGCCATATCGGCAATCGCAAGGCAAACGTCGCGGGCCAGCGTTTTCCCGACGAGAACTATGCTCGCGAAATCATGCAGCTGTTTTCGATCGGGCTGTACAAACTGCACGTTGACGGCCGTCCCGTTTTGACGAGCCAAGGCGAATTGATTCCGACGTATGACAACGAAGACATCAAGTCGCTCGCACGTTTGTTCACGGGGTTCAAGAACAATAACACCAACACGAACTTCTAC from Rubripirellula tenax encodes the following:
- a CDS encoding phosphotransferase, with translation MHHDVEPWILEMTGASRISRWEKLQTLWSGYGQIWRVSLQGGRAESMIVKHVRPPVVENLPTEADGDVSHQRKLRSYEVEANWYEHWSGKLTDGCRIAGCDGISRADGGIVFLLEDLDAAGFASRFSSADANTVKAGLEWLARFHMRFLHCQPAGLWETGSYWHLATRRQEWHVMADHHPLKPLATAIDEQLSRCRFPTIIHGDAKTDNFCVAPDGRSVAAVDFQYVGGGCAMKDVVYFLESATGDSDRQSQGDSLLDRYFAECRRHWPGNGGESSDAGDFDDFESECRRLYVFAWADFERFLAGWCRQPIATRGYRFSMMQRVMNELR